A single region of the Lotus japonicus ecotype B-129 chromosome 4, LjGifu_v1.2 genome encodes:
- the LOC130711973 gene encoding mitochondrial import inner membrane translocase subunit TIM17-2, which translates to MGTPETSREPCPDRILDDIGGAFGMGAVGGSAFHFLKGLYNSPKGDRLLGASQAVRLNAPRVGGSFAVWGGLFSSFDCTMVYLRQKEDPWNSIFAGAATGGFLSMRQGLTASTRAAAFGGVLLALIEGAGIMLNKFLSAQQPMPMIIDEPMPPNGLPGLPGMPVPPPGADPAPPQNSWFGGGWFGKKDEVAAGGDGGSETKVLESFDAPPVPNFEYK; encoded by the coding sequence ATGGGAACTCCAGAGACTTCTAGGGAACCGTGCCCCGATCGCATCCTCGACGACATCGGCGGCGCGTTCGGCATGGGCGCGGTGGGCGGCTCCGCCTTCCACTTCCTCAAAGGCCTCTACAACTCCCCCAAAGGCGACCGTCTCCTCGGCGCCTCCCAAGCCGTCCGCCTCAACGCTCCTCGTGTCGGCGGAAGCTTCGCCGTCTGGGGTGGCCTCTTCTCCTCCTTCGACTGCACCATGGTCTACCTCCGCCAGAAAGAAGACCCCTGGAACTCCATCTTCGCCGGCGCTGCTACCGGCGGCTTCCTCTCCATGCGACAAGGCCTCACTGCCTCCACACGCGCTGCGGCTTTCGGCGGCGTGCTTCTCGCTCTTATCGAAGGTGCGGGGATCATGCTCAACAAGTTCCTCAGTGCTCAGCAGCCCATGCCTATGATCATCGATGAGCCTATGCCTCCGAACGGGTTGCCGGGTCTGCCGGGGATGCCTGTTCCTCCTCCGGGGGCGGATCCTGCGCCGCCGCAGAATTCGTGGTTCGGTGGTGGGTGGTTTGGGAAGAAGGATGAGGTTGCAgctggtggtgatggaggaagTGAGACCAAGGTTTTGGAGAGCTTTGATGCCCCTCCTGTGCCCAATTTCGAGTACAAGTGA
- the LOC130709990 gene encoding protein ESMERALDA 1, whose product MHPYNRLPSSGHSTPSPPPSPLRSPRLRHARSKPGKLSPGGRGVAQRLSWMLLSVLLRRQGVFLFAPLIYISGMLLYMGTASFDVVPVIKHRPAPGSLYRSPQVYANLRHDMDSDNSSADAISTIWKTPYRGGEWKPCVNRSSEGLPESNGYIYVEANGGLNQQRTSVCNAVAVAGYLNATLVIPNFHYHSIWKDPSKFRDIYDEEYFVNTLKNDVRVVDKIPEYLMERFGSNMTNVHNFRIKAWSSIQYYRDVVLPKLLEEKVIRISPFANRLSFDAPPVVQRLRCLANYEALRFSSPLLTTAESLVERMRKRSAINGGKYVSVHLRFEEDMVAFSCCVFDGGKQEREDMIAARERGWKGKFTKPGRVIRPGAIRINGKCPLTPLEVGLMLRGMGFTKNTSIFLASGKIYNAEKTMAPLLEMFPNLHTKETLASEEELAPFKNYSSRMAAIDYTVCLHSEAFVTTQGGNFPHFLLGHRRYLYGGHSKTIKPDKRKLALLYDNPNIGWKSFKRQLLSMRSHSDSKGVELKRPNDSIYSFPCPDCMCRVNRTDDSKSSSTT is encoded by the exons ATGCACCCGTACAATCGGCTACCGAGCAGCGGCCACTCCACGCCGTCACCGCCGCCGTCTCCGCTGCGGTCGCCGAGGCTCCGCCACGCCCGCTCCAAGCCAGGGAAGTTGTCTCCGGGAGGCCGTGGCGTCGCGCAGCGACTCAGTTGGATGCTGCTTTCGGTGCTTCTCCGGCGACAAGGCGTGTTCCTCTTCGCTCCCCTCATCTACATCTCCGGTATGCTCCTCTACATGGGAACCGCATCGTTTGACGTCGTTCCGGTCATCAAACACCGCCCTGCACCTGGCTCTCTCTACCGTAGTCCGCAGGTTTATGCCAACCTTCGCCATGATATGGATTCCGATAACTCCTCTGCCGATGCG ATATCCACAATATGGAAGACTCCATATAGAGGCGGTGAATGGAAACCATGTGTAAACAGATCTTCAGAAG GCCTGCCTGAATCAAATGGATACATATATGTAGAGGCTAATGGTGGCTTAAATCAGCAAAGAACATCT GTCTGCAATGCCGTTGCTGTAGCTGGATATCTCAATGCTACCCTTGTGATCCCCAACTTCCATTATCATAGCATATGGAAAGATCCAAG CAAATTCAGGGACATTTATGATGAAGAATATTTTGTCAATACCTTGAAAAATGATGTACGGGTGGTTGATAAGATTCCCGAGTACCTAATGGAAAGATTTGGCAGCAACATGACAAACGTTCACAATTTCAGGATCAAGGCATGGTCATCCATTCAGTATTACAGAGATGTGGTCCTGCCGAAGTTACTTGAAGAAAA GGTTATAAGGATTTCACCTTTTGCAAATAGATTGTCATTTGATGCTCCTCCAGTTGTTCAACGTCTCAGATGCTTAGCAAATTATGAGGCTTTACGGTTTTCAAGTCCTTTATTAACTACAGCTGAATCTTTGGTTGAAAGAATGAGAAAACGTAGCGCCATTAATGGTGGTAAATATGTCTCAGTACATCTTCGCTTTGAAGAG GATATGGTTGCTTTCTCTTGTTGTGTTTTTGATGGGGGAAAACAGGAACGTGAAGACATGATTGCAGCAAGAGAAAGAGGTTGGAAAGGGAAATTCACAAAACCTGGGCGAGTTATACGTCCTGGAGCAATCAGGATCAATGGGAAGTGTCCGCTCACCCCATTAGAG GTTGGCCTGATGCTGAGGGGGATGGGTTTCACGAAAAACACATCTATCTTTTTGGCATCTGGAAAAATATACAATGCTGAGAAAACAATGGCTCCACTACTAGAAATGTTTCCTAATTTGCATACTAAGGAGACTCTAGCTTCTGAAGAGGAACTTGCTCCATTTAAG AATTATTCTTCAAGGATGGCTGCCATAGATTACACAGTTTGTCTTCACAGTGAGGCGTTTGTCACAACTCAGGGGGGTAACTTCCCTCATTTTCTGCTGGGCCACAGAAGATACTTGTACGGTGGACACTCCAAGACAATTAAACCTGATAAGCGGAAGTTAGCATTATTGTATGATAATCCGAATATAGG ATGGAAAAGTTTCAAGCGGCAACTGCTAAGCATGAGGTCACACAGTGATTCTAAGGGAGTTGAGCTCAAAAGACCTAATGACTCTATATATAGCTTTCCATGCCCAGATTGTATGTGCCGTGTAAATAGAACTGATGATTCAAAATCTTCATCAACAACTTGA
- the LOC130709991 gene encoding phytanoyl-CoA dioxygenase: protein MGLLSSDQLQFFNSQGYLVIESFAGEDEIEGMMKRMEQLVDNFDPSSTASIFSTKNQQKLTDDYFFDSVERVSFFFEEKAFGNNGDLKQPKQLSINKVGHALHEIEPAFKKFSSSQKFSSLMHSLGYKRPAVMQSMYIFKQPGIGGEVVPHQDSSFLYTEPQTCTGLWLAIEDATKLNGCLWAIPGSHKNGLVRRFLRDENGVKFDRPSPSYDQKDFVPIEVKSGSLVVIHGDLIHQSFENLSPKSRHAYSLHVVDTDGCKWAPENWIRRKVEPEPLYVS, encoded by the exons ATGGGTCTACTTAGTTCTGATCAACTCCAATTCTTCAACTCTCAAG GTTATCTTGTGATTGAATCGTTTGCTGGTGAGGATGAGATTGAAGGCATGATGAAGAGGATGGAGCAATTAGTGGATAACTTTGATCCTTCTTCCACCGCCTCTATTTTCTCCACCAAGAACCAG CAAAAGTTGACTGATGATTACTTTTTCGATAGCGTGGAGAGAGTTTCGTTTTTCTTCGAGG AGAAAGCATTTGGAAATAATGGTGACTTAAAGCAGCCGAAGCAACTATCCATTAATAAAGTTGGCCATG CACTTCATGAGATTGAGCCGGCATTCAAGaagttttcttcttctcagaaaTTTTCAAGTTTGATGCACTCCTTGGGTTACAAGAGGCCAGCAGTCATGCAGTCTATGTACATATTCAAG CAACCAGGCATTGGGGGTGAAGTAGTGCCACACCAGGATAGCTCCTTTCTTTATACTGAACCTCAAACATGTACAGGACTGTGGCTGGCTATTGAAGATGCCACCAAATTAAATGGTTGCCTTTGGGCAATTCCTGGATCTCACAAAA ATGGGCTTGTAAGAAGATTCTTAAGAGATGAAAATGGTGTCAAATTTGATCGACCGTCACCATCTTATGATCAAAAAGATTTTGTTCCTATTGAAGTAAAATCAGGGTCTTTGGTTGTCATCCATGGTGATCTTATCCACCAAAG CTTTGAAAACCTTTCCCCGAAATCAAGACACGCGTACAGCTTGCACGTTGTTGATACTGATGGCTGCAAATGGGCACCCGAAAATTG GATCAGACGGAAAGTGGAGCCAGAACCACTCTATGTCAGCTGA
- the LOC130714707 gene encoding WUSCHEL-related homeobox 6-like, with product MSDSFTSFFPATPNSTHDSHAPLNMTTISSIAQQPCCICNHCSNLLTFNHHVAHVVAEEGSSSNGGSHLQQQHSSRWSPTPLQILVLEELYRQGMKTPSAEQIQQIASQLRRFGRIEGKNVFYWFQNHKARERQKRRRREMEGNVAASGTQGLKETGSGVKEAKKWASTSNCSGHAEESAALEIIAEKGSIELAQLAEIQAKCQNMEMPFFLPISMEATTSESAQCRPRHTQLLTHETYNLTSVLNRESYFSYYNEENEDPRTLDLFPVKRDDQDGNCFDEKKSMFCANASMDSEVNSNQFYEFLPLRN from the exons ATGTCTGATTCCTTCACTAGCTTTTTTCCTGCCACTCCAAATTCCACCCATGATTCCCATGCTCCTCTTAATATGACTACAATCTCCTCAATAGCCCAACAACCATGTTGTATTTGCAACCATTGCAGCAATCTCCTCACCTTCAATCACCATGTTG CTCATGTTGTAGCAGAGGAAGGGTCATCAAGCAATGGAGGGTCCCATTTGCAGCAACAGCACAGCTCTAGGTGGAGTCCAACACCATTACAGATATTAGTCCTTGAGGAATTGTACAGGCAAGGCATGAAGACACCATCAGCTGAACAAATCCAGCAAATCGCTTCGCAGTTGCGCCGGTTTGGCAGGATCGAAGGGAAAAATGTGTTCTACTGGTTCCAGAATCACAAGGCGAGGGAGCGCCAGAAGCGTCGCCGCCGTGAGATGGAGGGAAATGTTGCTGCTTCTGGTACACAAG GGTTAAAAGAGACAGGTTCTGGTGTAAAAGAGGCAAAGAAGTGGGCATCCACTTCAAACTGCAGTGGACATGCAGAG GAATCAGCTGCACTGGAAATTATAGCAGAAAAGGGATCTATTGAGTTGGCTCAATTAGCAGAAATACAAGCTAAGTGCCAAAATATGGAAATGCCTTTTTTCCTTCCCATTTCAATGGAAGCTACAACTTCAGAATCAGCACAATGCAGACCACGCCACACACAACTTTTGACCCATGAGACCTATAATTTAACATCTGTGCTCAATAGAGAAAGTTATTTCAGCTATTataatgaagaaaatgaagatccTAGGACACTAGACCTTTTTCCAGTTAAGAGGGATGACCAAGATGGCAACTGTTTCGATGAGAAGAAATCTATGTTCTGTGCCAATGCTTCCATGGACTCTGAAGTCAATTCCAACCAGTTTTATGAGTTTCTTCCTCTAAGAAACTGA